GGGAGGAGGGAAAACATGCTGTTATCGGAGCTTGCTGAAAAAGAGCTGATCGAAATGGAAAATGGTGTTCGTTATGGCTATTTAGCTGAAACAGAATGCGTTTTTGATCCGAAAACTGGAATAATTTACGGTTTTGAATTAGCAGATCAATCTGCTAAAATGCCTTTTCAAAAGAAAAAACCAACACAAACGATGTTTATTCCATGGGAAGAAATCCATTTAATCGGTGAGGATCGAATACTATTTCGAAAAGCAAAACCAACAAGAAAACAGTATGAATAATGGTAAATGAGAAATGGCTTATAATTGGTCAGGATGCGAGACTAAAAAGCTTAGCAAAAAAGTTAAGCAATGAAAATCGTACTGTTTATTACAAAAACGAAACGGTTTGGAATGAGGATTTAAATCGAACAGCTATTGACTTCCAGCCTAATATGGTTGTATTACCTATCCATCCTCTACCAATCCATGTACCGATCGTATTAGGATTAAAAAATTCCAAGATATTCGCAGGGAAATTAAATGAAAAATGGCAAGAAGTCTTAACGGGGCAAGAGATTCATTTCTATTTACAGGATGAATCTTTTATTTGGAAAAATGCTGCGTTGACTGCTGAGGCATTTCTTTCATTTTTCTATAATACAAAACAAGCAATCTACGGAAAAAAATATATCATTACAGGTTTTGGGCGCGTTGCAAAAATGCTAGCCCATGCTATAAAAAGTATCGGTGGCGAGGTTTGTATAGCTGTTCGATCTCATGTTCAACTAAATGAGGCGAAAGCATTTCAATATGAAGCGGTATATTTAGATCAAGTAGCAAGTATAGAAGGCGATATCTTCATCAATACGATTCCTGCGAAATGGGTCGACGAAAAATTTAACAATACCATTAAAATGCCAATATATGATTTAGCTTCCTCTCCAGGGTGTTTACAAGATGATGTAATTCGTGCGAATTATCAATTGTTGCCTGCACTACCTGGAAAATATTTTCCTCAAGATGCAGCTCATGTTTTATATGAATCAATAATTGGACAAATAAAGGGGAGAGAATAATGCTAGAAGGAAAACGTATTGGACTTGGTATCACTGCATCACACTGTACGTATGAAGATGTAGTGCCTAAAATCACGCAATTTACTGATGCAGGGGCGACTGTTGTACCGATCATTACTCATTCCGTATTAACAGCTGCTACTCGATTTGGAACAGGGGAAGAATGGATTGAAAAAATTGAATCGATAGCAGGGGAAAAGGTTGTCTCTTCTATTGTAGAAGCAGAACCCTTTGGACCAAAAAATCCACTAGATGCAATGGTTATTGCACCTATGACAGGTAACTCCATTAGTAAATTTGCAAATGCAGCGACTGACAGTCCTGTGTTAATGGCAGCAAAAGCAACTCTACGTAATGGATCTCCTGTTATATTAGGTATTTCTACAAACGATGCCCTCGGTTTAAACGGCATAAATATAATGAAGCTATTAAATTCAAAAAACATTTATTTTATTCCATTTGGTCAAGACGATCCATTTAACAAACCTAATTCATTAATTGCAGATTTCACAAAAATGCGTGAAACAGTGGAATATGCTCTTCAATATAAAAAACAGATACAGCCCTTATTTATCCAATATACGAAATAGTCAAAATTTATCTTACATTTCTTACACAAATGATTTAATTTATGATACAATTTTCAACATTATGTAACTAGTTTTTGAGGAGAGATGACAAGAATGACAAAGCAATTAACAGTTGCAATTGTGGGTGCAACAGGCGCAGTAGGATCAAAAATGAAAGAACAGTTAATTAAACGAAAATTCCCGATTAAACATATAAAATTTCTTGCTTCTGCTCGTTCAGCGGGGAAAGAAATCGAATTTGATGGTAAATCTTATATTATTGAAGAAGCAACACCGGAGGCATTTGAGGGCGTTGATGTAGCGCTCTTCTCTGCAGGTGGTTCGGTATCGGCAAAGCTAGCTCCAGAAGCTGCTAAACGTGGTGCTGTTGTTATTGACAATACAAGTCACTTCCGTATGCATCCAGAAGTGCCATTAGTAGTGCCTGAGGTGAATAGAGAAGACCTAGCAAAACACAACGGCATCATTGCAAATCCAAACTGTTCAACAA
Above is a genomic segment from Lysinibacillus sp. PLM2 containing:
- the dpaB gene encoding dipicolinate synthase subunit B, with translation MLEGKRIGLGITASHCTYEDVVPKITQFTDAGATVVPIITHSVLTAATRFGTGEEWIEKIESIAGEKVVSSIVEAEPFGPKNPLDAMVIAPMTGNSISKFANAATDSPVLMAAKATLRNGSPVILGISTNDALGLNGINIMKLLNSKNIYFIPFGQDDPFNKPNSLIADFTKMRETVEYALQYKKQIQPLFIQYTK